Part of the Candidatus Acidiferrales bacterium genome is shown below.
CGCTCGCCGCGCTTCTTGTTCTCGTTCTGTGGATCATGAATTTTTCGTTTCCGCTCGCCGCCGCCACGGTCGGCGCGTTTATTCTCGTCATCGGCCGCGTAAAATCCGAAACGATTCTTCGCCGCGTCGATTGGGAATTGCTTTTGTTCTTTGCATCTTTGTTCGTCGTCATGCAGGGCTTCGATGATTCCGGCGCCACCGCCTACATCATCCGTTTTCTCGCCTCCGGACTCCGGCACGGCGTCACCGCGCAATTATTCGCCGTCAGCGGCGCCATGCTCGCCCTCAGCAATCTCGTCAGCAATGTCCCCGCTGTGCTTCTCGTGCGTCCCTTTGTCAATTCGCTCCCGCACGCGCATTTCATCTGGCTCGCCGTCGCCAGCACCAGCACGCTTGCCGGCAACGCCACGCCCATCAGCTCCATCGCCAACCTCATCGTCATCCAGCTCGCTGCGCGCCGCATGAAAATCACGTTCTGGGAATTCACGCGCATCGGCCTCGTCGTCACCCTTGTCACTTCCCTCGCCGCCATCGCCATCCTCGCCGCCGAAGCCCATCTCCTTCCCCCCATGTAATTTTGATTGGCGCTCCTCGCAGCGAATGGGTCAAACGACTGGGTAGATACCGCTGCCCTACGTTCTAGCACTCGTAGGGGCGCTGCTTGCTGCGCCCTCTCGTGGTCCCGCGTCCGGCTGCGAAAATCTATGCCTCTAACCTTTCGCGTACTTGAAATTGAGGCTTGCACCTTGCCGTCGCGGCAACCTTTACGCTTAGGGAGGCAAATCATGCGCGACACGCTCACCATTTCCGTGCTTGCGAAACGCTCCGGCGTGCCCTCCAAGACCATCCGCTACTGGGAAAGTCTCGGATTGCTGCCGAGGGCAGCCCGCAGTCACACCGGTTACCGCGTGTTTGACTCCGCGAGTCTTCGCTACGTTGCCTTCATCCAGAAGTCCAAGGACATCGGCCTCACTCTCGCCGAGATGCGGGAAATCCTCCGCGTCACGCGCACCGGCCGTTGTCCCTGTCCGCAGGTCATCACGTGGACGCAGGCGAAGGCCAAATCGCTCGCCGGCCAGATCCGCGCTCTCTCCGTGTTGTTGCAGCGGCTCAAGCGCATTCAGCGGGATTGGAAGCGATGCTCGTGCTCCAGGCAGGAATGCTGCGCGGTTTGCAGTCTGATTGCCGGTTTGCCGGAATGCCCATCTTCCGCAGGAGGAAAAAATGAAAAAAACGTGGAATGTTGCAATGACCGATCCATGCTGTCCGAAATGCCCGCCAGGATGTCCGCCCTGCCCCGGCGACTAAGCCGTTCGCGCGCGGTAGCAACCTGAGCGTCAAATAACGGAACCGCGGACCAGCCGTTTTTTTCGGCGCATCCGCGGTTCCGTCTTCCTAATCTGTCATCCTGAGGAGGATGCGACTAGCATCCGACGAAGGACCTGCTGTTGCTCTTCGTAGTGGCGGGCTCTCAGCCTGTGTGCCGTTACCTTTGTAGTTGCGGACTCATTCCGCCCGCGGAATGTCCCGCGTCGCGCAACGAATTTGTAGGGCCCGATTGCGTTTATCGGGCCGCGTCTCTCTCGTCACTGTTTTTTAATTCCAGCCTCTAACTTCTGGCCTCCAGCTTCCAGAACAAGGGTGGGTTTGCGTCGAACTCGACGCCGCTTTGTCTTCGAGATTTAACGTTGTCATTCCGAATCGGCCGCCCGCCTTCCGCGCAAATGGCGGTGAGCCTGCCTGCCGCAGGCAGAGAATCTGCTGTTGCTTTTCGTAGGGGCAGCGCTTGCCCTGCCCGCGCGACGCCCCGCGTCGCGTTCACCCTGTGCGTTTGCGCCGAGGCGAGCACAGCCTGAACCTGCCTACCCCAGGCAGGGAATCTGCTGTTGCTCTTCGTAGTGGCGGGTTCTCAGCCCACCTGTCGCTGCCTTCGTAGGGGGTGCCCGCCGCCCTATTTCTTCGCGTGCGCGTAATTCTCCGCGATCTGTTCCCAGTTCAGTGTGTTCCACCACGCTTCCAGGTAATCCGCGCGCCGGTTCTGATACTTCAAATAATACGCATGTTCCCACACATCCACGCCCATCACCGGCTTCCCGCCGCTCATCAGCGGATTATCCTGATTCGGCGTCGACTCGATCGCCAGCTTCCCGCCCTTCATCATCAGCCACGACCATCCCGACCCGAATCGCTTCATCGCCGCGTCATTCAGTTTCGCCTTGAAATCCCCAAAGCCGCCGAACGACGACTTGATCGCATCCGCGAGTTCGCCTTTCGGTTCTCCGCCTCCGCTTTTCTTCATGATCTTCCAGAAGAGCGAATGATTCGCGTGTCCGCCGCCGTTGTTGCGCACGGCCGTGCGGATAGCTTCCGGCACGCTGTCGATTCGGCTGATCAATTCCTCGACGGAAAGCCTCGCCAGCTCGGCATTTCCTTCCAGCGCCTTGTTCAGATTCGTCACATACGCGCCATGATGCTTGTCGTGGTGAATCTCCATCGTCTTCGCGTCAATGTACGGTTCGAGCGCGTCAAACGCATACGGCAGCGGCGGCAGTTGATGCGGCGCCGGCGCGGTTCCTGGAGCTTGTGTCATTATTTCCTCCTCGATTTTCTTTCGTGCCTCACAATTATACTCCCGCCCCGCGCACGGATGTAAACCCGCTGAATCTTCCTCGACAGCCTCTTTAGTTTTGTCATTCCGAGGCGCTCCGGCGGCTGGCCGCGGCAAGCGGCCGACGTGAAAGTGTCGCCGGAGCGACCGAGGAATCTGCTTCTCCCTTTTCTCGTTCGTACCAAAATTCGGCCCGATGAACAGCCCCTCGTCAATCCCTCGCGCAATCTACTTCTTCATCAACCCGCGAATCTGCGCCGGCAAGTTCAGCGTCACGCTCAGCGTTGCCGACGATTGCTGGCCGTCACTGCTTGTCTGCAGAAAAACGAATCTCTCCCCGTCCGCCGATACGTCGTAATTCACCGCCGGATTCGTTTGCATCGGGCTGAATTCAGAGGGCGGAAGAGTAAACAGTACATGCGGCGGCCCGGCATGAAATGTCGGCTTCAATTCCACATCCACCGCCATCATCTGGTTCCCCGCGGTGTTATACACCAGTTCGCGGCCTCCCTTGGACCAACGGGGATAGGCTCCGTTTTCCTGCGAAATCTGCCATTTCCCTCCACCCACAGGGAAAGTATCGACAAATGCCTGATAGGAGCTCGATTGATACGAAGAGTACGCGAGGTACTTCCCGTCCGGTGAGAACTCGGCCCCTGCGGCATTTGTCTTGAGCGGCGTGGTCTTCGCCTTATCTCCAAGCGCAGTCATGGATAGGTCTCCCAAAAGGCCTCCCGGCCGCGTCAAAACGATGACCTTCCCGTCAGGCGAAGCCGCATCCGGATTGAGATACGACCCGCCTTCATTCGGCAGAATAACCTGTTCACCTCCCGTGCCGTCCGCTCGCTTCGCATAAAGTCCCCCGCCACTCCCACGGCTCGAATCAAAATAAATCTTTGAACCGTCCGCCGACCACGCCTCATAGTCGTCCGTACCGTCAAACGTCAGCCGGCTCATGCTTCCGCTTCCGAAATCATAAATCCACACGTCGCCCCGCCCGTTCGTGGCAAAGTTGGTGACGTCGCTGACGACCATCGCCAGCCGCTTGCCGTCCGGCGAAAATCGAGGAATGGAATACCCGCGCGGCGGCAGGGGCAAAACATGCGACTCTCCTTTGCGATCCGTAATCGTCACTGTTCGAGTGGATGTGGCGGAGCCACCGCTCAGGTACGCCATCATGCCATTTGTCGCCACTGCCACGTATGCCGCCCCGCTCGTTGGATCGCCGCTCACCTGTTCCGGCAACTGCACTGCGTCTCCCGTGATCTCCATCCGGCTCTCGCTGAAAGGTGCTGCGAATAGCACTCCGGTTCGGTAGTACAGCAAATATCCGTTCGGCGAATACACCGCCATGTCTCCATGTGTCAAAACGCGAATTTGTTTCGTCTCAAATGAATACACCGCGATCTCCGCTTCATCGTAGCTCGCCGCGCTGTTTTGCATTCCGATCGTGAAGACGACACCTTTATCGTTCGGCAGCACATCCGGCCACCGGTACGTTCGCTCTCCCTTCTTGGTGTCCGGCGCCACAAGCTCCTCCGGTTGCCCGCCGGATTCCCGCAGCCTCAGCAAACCGCCGGTGTATTCAGGAGAAAATATGATCGTCCCGTCCTTCGCCCAGCTCCCGCCGCGCTGGACCGAGGCATCAGCGAGAACCTGCGCCGTGCCGCCCTCGGCTGGGATTTTCTTGAGTTTTCCATCCGCAAAAAAGCCGATCCATTTCCCGTCGGCAGAGAAAAACGGGCTCGCTCCATTCTCTGTCCCGGCAATCGGCTTCGCGTCCGGCTCATTCAATGAGCGGAGGTAAAGTTGCGTTGCGCTGCCTTTTGCTCCCATAAAAACAATTTGTCTGCCGTCCGGCGAAAGCGCCACACTGGGCGCATCTCTCGTCAAAATGCTTACGCCCTCGGGCAAAGCGACATCGAGTGTCGTGCTTTCACCAGGATCGAACTCCCGCCCAAAATACAAATATCCCGCGAGCCCCATCGCCACTAGCGCGCACAGCGCTGCCACGACCCACGGCAGCCACGCTTGCTTACCGCGTTCGGGCGCTTTCACCGCGGCATGAGATTGCCTCTCGACCGTCGCCGCCGCGCCGCTCAGCACCTCGTCAATCGCAATCCGCGCGTCGCCGATATCGCGCAAGCGTTGCTTCGCATCTTTCTGCATGCAGCGCTGCAACAGCACGCGCACATGCGCTGGCGTATCCTTCGGCAGCAGCGACCAATCCGGCTCCGCGCGAATCACCGCCGCCAGCGTGTCCGTCACCGTCTCGCCGCTGAACGCCATCTTGCCCGTCAGCATCTCGTATAGCACGCACCCAAACGCCCAAATGTCCGCGCGCCGGTCTACCGTCTTGCCTTTGGCTTGCTCCGGCGACATATATGCCGCCGTCCCCAGAATGATTCCCGCCTGCGTCGCCATCCGACTGATCGTCGGCGAAGTGGAAATATCCGTCGCGGCAGGATCGTTCTCCAGCGCCTTCGCCAATCCAAAGTCCAGAATCTTCACCGCATCGCTGTTTGTGATTTTTATATTTGCCGGTTTCAAATCGCGATGCACAATTCCGCGCTCGTGCGCGTATTCCAGCCCTTCGGCGATTTGTTTTGCAATGGGCAGCGCGTCGTCCATCGCAATCGGAGTGGTTCGGATCGGTTGCGTAGCCGTGGCTCTGCCTGCCGAGGCTGGCTTTACGTCGGCACGCGTTCCCCCGCTGCTCGATCCCTTGCGTCCGCTGGCAATGCGCTCCCCGAGCGTTGGTCCCTCGACCAATTCCATCACCAGCGCATGCGTCGCGCCCGAATCCTCGAATCCGTAAATCGCCGCAATGTTCGGATGATTGAGCGACGCCAGCACTTGCGCTTCGCGCTGGAACCGCGCCATGCGTTCCGCGTCGCGCGCAAACGCTTCCGGCAAAACCTTGATCGCCACGTCGCGTCCCAGCCTCGCATCCCGCGCGCGATACACCTCTCCCATCCCTCCCGCTCCGAGAGGCGTCTGAATCTCATATGGCCCAAGTTTTGTCCCGCTATTTAGCACCGCAGACCCCTCGCAGAAATCTTATTCGTAACGCATCAACGCTCCCCGTCATTCGCTTGCGCGAAGTGCGTCCGTTCGCTCATGGTCGCTCGAACCATCGCCTTTGCTGAGCACTGACCACTCGCCCCTGGTCACTGTTTCTTCAGCAGCGCCGGCCAGTTCACCACCAGCGTCAGCGGCGGAGTGACCTGCGGCGCGCCCGAGCTGACCACCACGAACTTCTGCCCATTGGCAGTGACATCGTAGGGGCCTCTCACCTGGATAATACTGTTCACCTGGAACAGCGGCGTGACCTTCCCGAGGGCCAGGCTTGTGCCCTGTTCGGAAATCTCCACGGCCATCAGCTTGTTGTCGGGCGAAAGATAAAATAGCTCCTTGCCGTCACGCCTCCATCGCGGATATCCTCCGCCTCCCGTCGAGACCTGCCATTTCCCGCTGCCATGCAGGAACGGCACCACGTAAATCTCGCGCCTCCCCGATTCATCTGACACGTAACCCAGCCACTTGCCATCGGGGGAAAGAGCTGGCGCCACTTCATTGAATTGCTGGTTCTGTACCACTGGAAAGGGCTTGCGCCCGCCGAACAGGGGCACAGCCCAGATTTCGATATGCGAGCCCGGTTGTGAACTCTCCCGCTCGTAGACGACGTACCGC
Proteins encoded:
- a CDS encoding MerR family DNA-binding transcriptional regulator, coding for MRDTLTISVLAKRSGVPSKTIRYWESLGLLPRAARSHTGYRVFDSASLRYVAFIQKSKDIGLTLAEMREILRVTRTGRCPCPQVITWTQAKAKSLAGQIRALSVLLQRLKRIQRDWKRCSCSRQECCAVCSLIAGLPECPSSAGGKNEKNVECCNDRSMLSEMPARMSALPRRLSRSRAVAT
- a CDS encoding superoxide dismutase, with the protein product MTQAPGTAPAPHQLPPLPYAFDALEPYIDAKTMEIHHDKHHGAYVTNLNKALEGNAELARLSVEELISRIDSVPEAIRTAVRNNGGGHANHSLFWKIMKKSGGGEPKGELADAIKSSFGGFGDFKAKLNDAAMKRFGSGWSWLMMKGGKLAIESTPNQDNPLMSGGKPVMGVDVWEHAYYLKYQNRRADYLEAWWNTLNWEQIAENYAHAKK
- a CDS encoding protein kinase; this translates as MLNSGTKLGPYEIQTPLGAGGMGEVYRARDARLGRDVAIKVLPEAFARDAERMARFQREAQVLASLNHPNIAAIYGFEDSGATHALVMELVEGPTLGERIASGRKGSSSGGTRADVKPASAGRATATQPIRTTPIAMDDALPIAKQIAEGLEYAHERGIVHRDLKPANIKITNSDAVKILDFGLAKALENDPAATDISTSPTISRMATQAGIILGTAAYMSPEQAKGKTVDRRADIWAFGCVLYEMLTGKMAFSGETVTDTLAAVIRAEPDWSLLPKDTPAHVRVLLQRCMQKDAKQRLRDIGDARIAIDEVLSGAAATVERQSHAAVKAPERGKQAWLPWVVAALCALVAMGLAGYLYFGREFDPGESTTLDVALPEGVSILTRDAPSVALSPDGRQIVFMGAKGSATQLYLRSLNEPDAKPIAGTENGASPFFSADGKWIGFFADGKLKKIPAEGGTAQVLADASVQRGGSWAKDGTIIFSPEYTGGLLRLRESGGQPEELVAPDTKKGERTYRWPDVLPNDKGVVFTIGMQNSAASYDEAEIAVYSFETKQIRVLTHGDMAVYSPNGYLLYYRTGVLFAAPFSESRMEITGDAVQLPEQVSGDPTSGAAYVAVATNGMMAYLSGGSATSTRTVTITDRKGESHVLPLPPRGYSIPRFSPDGKRLAMVVSDVTNFATNGRGDVWIYDFGSGSMSRLTFDGTDDYEAWSADGSKIYFDSSRGSGGGLYAKRADGTGGEQVILPNEGGSYLNPDAASPDGKVIVLTRPGGLLGDLSMTALGDKAKTTPLKTNAAGAEFSPDGKYLAYSSYQSSSYQAFVDTFPVGGGKWQISQENGAYPRWSKGGRELVYNTAGNQMMAVDVELKPTFHAGPPHVLFTLPPSEFSPMQTNPAVNYDVSADGERFVFLQTSSDGQQSSATLSVTLNLPAQIRGLMKK